A window from Acidobacteriota bacterium encodes these proteins:
- a CDS encoding helix-turn-helix transcriptional regulator, with amino-acid sequence MEPTRPAVVVLKSRAQLDALVSPIRLEILEQFRDRRALAIADVARRMERSATSLTYHVAKLARAGILVRTGMRRSGGRSHSLYALAGERLAVGVRAGSRPALDAASRSIATMLRLAAREAGRALAAGCGDARRKSASPFVRRIRTRLTDADAESLARRLEELQEWLASCDGGRAGRPHAVTVVVVPLAPRGRRKESR; translated from the coding sequence ATGGAGCCCACCCGCCCGGCCGTCGTCGTCCTGAAATCCCGCGCCCAGCTCGACGCCCTCGTCTCCCCGATCCGGCTCGAGATCCTCGAGCAGTTCCGCGATCGGCGCGCCCTCGCAATCGCCGACGTCGCCCGCCGGATGGAGCGCTCCGCCACTTCCCTGACGTATCACGTGGCGAAGCTCGCCCGCGCCGGCATCCTCGTCCGGACCGGGATGCGCCGCTCGGGCGGCCGATCCCACTCCCTCTACGCGCTGGCCGGCGAGAGGCTCGCCGTCGGCGTCCGCGCCGGCTCGCGGCCGGCACTCGACGCCGCCTCACGCTCCATCGCCACGATGCTTCGTCTCGCGGCGCGCGAGGCGGGGCGCGCGCTCGCGGCCGGGTGCGGCGACGCCCGCCGGAAGAGCGCGAGCCCGTTCGTGCGGCGCATCCGGACGCGGCTCACCGACGCCGACGCGGAGAGTCTCGCGCGCCGTCTCGAGGAGCTTCAGGAGTGGCTCGCCTCGTGCGACGGAGGAAGAGCCGGTCGCCCTCACGCAGTGACCGTCGTCGTGGTGCCGCTCGCCCCGCGCGGGCGGCGGAAGGAGAGCCGATGA
- a CDS encoding DMT family transporter, producing the protein MPASRGAGRTVALTGAALTGFAANSILCRLALASGGADPATFTTIRLGSGAIALALIALATGSPRAKAHEGWGSAVALFIYAAAFSWAYVRLTAGTGALVLFASVQATMIGWGLAKGERVKRAEWWGIAAALSGLVVLTFPGLTAPDPGALGLMAAAGAAWGAYSLAGRGGSSPLRTTASNFLKAVPLAAGASLVSLSGAHLSARGALLAAASGALASGVGYALWFAALPALRATRAAIVQLLVPALAASMGVALLGEPITARLVVAAAAIFGGVAVASLSGR; encoded by the coding sequence ATGCCCGCGTCGCGCGGAGCGGGGCGGACCGTCGCGCTGACGGGCGCCGCGCTCACCGGATTCGCCGCCAACTCGATCCTCTGCCGCCTTGCCCTCGCCTCCGGAGGGGCCGACCCGGCCACCTTCACGACGATTCGCCTCGGATCCGGCGCGATCGCCCTGGCGCTGATTGCGCTCGCCACGGGCTCCCCCAGGGCGAAGGCGCACGAAGGGTGGGGATCGGCCGTGGCCCTCTTCATCTACGCCGCCGCCTTCTCGTGGGCGTACGTCCGGCTGACGGCGGGGACCGGCGCGCTGGTCCTCTTCGCCTCCGTGCAGGCGACGATGATCGGCTGGGGGCTCGCGAAGGGCGAGAGGGTCAAGCGCGCCGAATGGTGGGGGATCGCCGCCGCCCTCTCGGGCCTCGTCGTCCTGACCTTCCCGGGGCTCACCGCTCCGGATCCGGGGGCTCTGGGCCTGATGGCGGCCGCGGGAGCGGCCTGGGGGGCGTACTCTCTTGCCGGGAGGGGGGGATCGAGCCCGCTCCGAACGACGGCGTCGAACTTCCTGAAGGCCGTCCCGCTCGCGGCGGGGGCGAGCCTCGTGTCGCTTTCCGGCGCGCACCTCTCCGCGCGAGGGGCGCTCCTCGCCGCCGCCTCCGGCGCGCTCGCTTCGGGGGTCGGCTACGCCCTCTGGTTCGCCGCGCTCCCCGCGCTGAGGGCGACGCGGGCCGCGATCGTCCAGCTTCTCGTGCCGGCGCTCGCCGCCTCGATGGGCGTCGCGCTCCTCGGCGAGCCGATCACGGCGCGACTCGTCGTGGCGGCGGCCGCGATCTTCGGCGGCGTGGCGGTCGCCTCGCTCTCCGGTCGCTGA
- a CDS encoding ABC transporter ATP-binding protein, which translates to MEPALETRGLTRTFGDLRAVDGIDLTVPAGSFYGFLGPNGAGKSTTIKCLTGLLAPSSGSMRILGLDPIADPVAVKRKVGVVPEDLALFDRLTGVETLAFVGQVHGLGAATRRSRTAELLKLMSLEESGVTLVADYSHGMKKKLSLAAALLPAPRLLFLDEPFEGIDAIASHQIKDLLGQFVKGGGTVFVTSHILEIVDRLCDHVAVIQRGRLVAQGTMAELKAGGAAGRSLEQIFLDLVGAEQAQGPALEWLSR; encoded by the coding sequence ATGGAACCCGCCCTGGAGACGCGTGGCCTCACCCGGACCTTCGGCGACCTCCGGGCCGTGGACGGGATCGATCTCACCGTGCCGGCCGGGAGCTTCTACGGGTTCCTGGGCCCGAACGGGGCGGGCAAGTCGACCACGATCAAGTGCCTCACGGGTCTCCTCGCCCCCTCATCCGGATCGATGCGCATCCTCGGCCTCGATCCGATCGCGGATCCCGTCGCGGTGAAGCGGAAGGTGGGCGTCGTCCCGGAGGATCTCGCCCTCTTCGATCGCCTCACGGGCGTCGAGACGCTCGCCTTCGTCGGCCAGGTGCACGGCCTCGGCGCCGCGACGCGCCGGTCGAGGACGGCCGAGCTCTTGAAGCTCATGAGCCTCGAAGAGAGCGGCGTGACGCTCGTCGCCGACTACTCGCACGGGATGAAGAAGAAGCTCTCCCTCGCGGCGGCGCTCCTCCCCGCGCCGAGGCTCCTCTTCCTCGACGAGCCGTTCGAGGGGATCGACGCGATCGCCTCGCACCAGATCAAGGATCTCCTCGGCCAGTTCGTGAAGGGGGGCGGGACCGTCTTCGTGACCTCCCACATCCTCGAGATCGTCGATCGCCTGTGCGATCACGTCGCCGTCATCCAGAGAGGGCGCCTGGTGGCGCAGGGGACGATGGCGGAGCTGAAGGCGGGCGGGGCGGCCGGCCGGAGCCTCGAGCAGATCTTCCTCGATCTGGTCGGCGCGGAACAGGCGCAGGGCCCGGCCCTCGAGTGGCTCTCGCGGTGA
- a CDS encoding glycosyltransferase family 39 protein, translated as MITRGRLLLALAAIVFIWNTWGYDLWAPDEPYFAEGAREMVVDGHWAVPHVNGVVTPDKPPLFFWLIALLSLPLGHISSFSARLPSAAAAVISVALTMRLARRLAGETAGSLAGLVLMTTYMVWEKARTAQIDSLLCCLELVALSAFESLRSGARRPRLTAIVLWTACALAVIAKGPVGLIVPGGIGIATLAMDGGLGTWRRYAPAAGSAIFALIVGAWAIGATLGGDGEYSVWGAFKQHALGRAIFGMHHVQPPWYFLEVMPFQLFPWTLLLPAALYDLWRRRSADSRFLLAWIAFPFLFFSAVTEKRELYLLPLCPAVAILVARFLTSLPSERWTLTALRATCALIIAVGAALPFAVRGYPVVPMPVATALAMGLVMTGLVTAWRSTRAGLLPSVRALATGTLLVYLLVATAALPSLQGIKSVEPFAARFKELTAAARKRGDPVLAFRIGNLSDAIAFFTNGVYVREATLFDLELHLGRADPTFALADAGEIPHIRPAIRDRLTIVESATFGPTRLVLVTNQRPAM; from the coding sequence ATGATCACCCGGGGCCGCCTCCTTCTCGCCCTCGCGGCGATCGTCTTCATCTGGAACACGTGGGGATACGACCTCTGGGCCCCCGACGAGCCCTACTTCGCCGAGGGAGCGCGCGAGATGGTCGTGGACGGCCACTGGGCGGTCCCTCACGTGAACGGCGTCGTGACGCCCGACAAGCCTCCCCTCTTCTTCTGGCTCATCGCGCTCCTGTCGCTCCCCCTCGGACACATCTCGTCCTTCAGCGCACGACTTCCCTCCGCGGCGGCGGCCGTGATCTCCGTCGCGCTCACGATGCGCCTCGCGCGGCGGCTGGCAGGTGAGACCGCGGGGTCTCTCGCGGGCCTCGTGTTGATGACGACGTACATGGTCTGGGAAAAGGCCCGGACGGCCCAGATCGACTCGCTCCTGTGCTGCCTCGAGCTCGTCGCCCTCTCCGCGTTCGAGAGCCTGAGGTCCGGCGCGAGGCGCCCGCGTCTCACCGCGATCGTCCTCTGGACGGCCTGCGCCCTGGCGGTCATCGCCAAGGGGCCCGTGGGTTTGATCGTCCCTGGGGGGATCGGGATCGCGACGCTGGCGATGGACGGCGGCCTCGGGACGTGGAGGCGCTACGCGCCGGCCGCGGGGTCGGCGATCTTCGCGCTGATCGTCGGCGCCTGGGCGATCGGGGCGACGCTGGGGGGCGACGGTGAGTACTCGGTGTGGGGGGCGTTCAAGCAGCACGCGCTCGGCCGCGCCATCTTCGGCATGCACCACGTGCAGCCCCCGTGGTACTTCCTGGAGGTGATGCCGTTCCAGCTCTTCCCCTGGACTCTGCTCCTCCCCGCGGCGCTGTACGATCTCTGGCGGCGCCGCTCCGCCGACAGCCGGTTCCTCCTCGCGTGGATCGCGTTCCCGTTCCTCTTCTTCAGCGCCGTCACCGAGAAACGGGAGCTCTATCTCCTCCCCCTGTGCCCCGCGGTGGCGATTCTCGTCGCGCGCTTCCTGACCTCACTTCCCTCGGAACGGTGGACGCTCACTGCGCTCCGCGCGACCTGCGCGCTGATCATCGCGGTGGGAGCCGCCCTGCCGTTCGCGGTGCGGGGGTATCCGGTCGTTCCCATGCCCGTCGCGACCGCCCTCGCGATGGGCCTGGTCATGACCGGGCTCGTCACGGCGTGGCGGTCGACGCGCGCGGGCCTCCTCCCGTCGGTGCGGGCTCTCGCGACGGGAACGCTCCTGGTGTACCTGCTCGTCGCCACGGCGGCCCTCCCGTCGCTCCAGGGGATCAAGTCGGTCGAGCCGTTCGCCGCCAGGTTCAAGGAGCTGACGGCGGCCGCGAGGAAGCGGGGGGATCCGGTGCTGGCCTTCCGGATAGGCAACCTCTCGGACGCGATCGCCTTCTTCACCAACGGCGTCTACGTCCGCGAGGCGACGCTCTTCGACCTGGAGCTTCACCTGGGTCGGGCCGACCCGACCTTCGCGCTCGCCGACGCGGGGGAGATCCCCCACATCCGGCCCGCGATCCGCGATCGCCTCACCATCGTGGAATCGGCGACGTTCGGCCCGACCCGGCTCGTCCTCGTCACCAACCAGAGGCCGGCGATGTAG
- the asnB gene encoding asparagine synthase (glutamine-hydrolyzing): MCGLAGIVGRAGKDAARSAKVRRMAATLYHRGPDGAGHAALDGCDLGFRRLAIVDVFAPAPPFSNEDGSIWSVCNGEIYNAAELRLRLEARGHAFRTHVDTEVIPHLYEERGADLVQDLDGMFAFAVWDQPRQRLTLGRDRAGEKPMFYWRGDDELVFASELRSILSHPAVRPSLDPVALRRYLLHDYFPAPLTPLRGVRKLPAAHVMTFEAGKESLRRYWDLADHFDPRPPAPRRPAAAAERLDGLVAQAVSSRAVSDAPVGVFLSGGLDSSLILAHLTAQRGRGVPVFSLGHADRSADESHLARRTAEELGADYDELILTAADLEEGLRQVGESMDEPLGDSSCIPTYLLASRARRKVKVVLSGEGGDELFAGYPTYPGARMARLFRRLPRTFRRNLGDRLRALLPPGEGDVGPAYLLARFLRGAERSGVEGHHAWFGSFAPETHARLLAPDVARALVVDDPFTAARVTVESRRFPDALAELLYTDFAMYLQDGLLTKVDRMTMLASLEARAPYLDHRLAEFAAGLPSSVKLRGFRTKWILRRAARGRVPRSVLTRRKRGFNIPFSRWLLDGLGLRLRARFSEERVRARGIFASAGIATLIDDHLARRADNRKPLYNLLALDLWCDRVWGEGAAVPLAAMHAGRAAELCTA, encoded by the coding sequence ATGTGCGGGCTGGCCGGGATCGTCGGGCGCGCGGGAAAAGACGCGGCGAGATCCGCGAAAGTTCGCAGGATGGCGGCGACGCTGTATCACCGCGGCCCCGACGGCGCGGGGCACGCGGCGCTCGACGGCTGCGACCTCGGGTTCCGGCGCCTCGCGATCGTGGATGTCTTCGCCCCTGCCCCACCCTTCTCGAACGAGGACGGATCGATTTGGTCCGTCTGCAACGGCGAGATCTACAACGCCGCGGAGCTGCGCCTCCGCCTCGAGGCGCGCGGCCACGCGTTCCGCACGCACGTCGACACCGAGGTCATCCCCCATCTCTACGAGGAGCGGGGGGCCGATCTCGTCCAGGATCTCGACGGGATGTTCGCGTTCGCCGTGTGGGATCAGCCGCGCCAGAGGCTCACGCTGGGGCGCGACCGGGCGGGAGAGAAGCCGATGTTCTACTGGCGCGGCGACGACGAGCTGGTCTTCGCGTCCGAGCTGCGCTCGATCCTCTCCCATCCGGCGGTGCGGCCGTCGCTCGATCCCGTCGCGCTGCGGAGATACCTCCTCCACGACTACTTCCCCGCCCCGCTGACTCCGCTGCGGGGGGTGCGCAAGCTGCCGGCGGCGCACGTCATGACCTTCGAGGCCGGGAAGGAATCGCTCCGGCGATACTGGGATCTGGCGGATCACTTCGACCCGAGGCCTCCCGCGCCGCGCCGCCCCGCCGCCGCGGCCGAGCGGCTCGACGGTCTCGTCGCGCAGGCGGTCTCGAGCCGGGCCGTGAGCGACGCGCCGGTCGGGGTCTTTCTCTCGGGGGGGCTCGACTCGTCCTTGATTCTCGCCCACCTCACCGCGCAGCGGGGGCGCGGCGTCCCGGTCTTCTCGCTGGGGCATGCCGACCGGTCAGCCGACGAGTCGCATCTCGCGCGCCGGACCGCGGAGGAGCTCGGGGCCGACTACGACGAGCTGATCCTGACGGCGGCCGATCTCGAGGAGGGACTCCGGCAGGTGGGCGAGTCGATGGACGAGCCGCTCGGCGATTCATCGTGCATTCCGACGTACCTCCTCGCCTCCCGAGCCCGGCGCAAGGTGAAGGTCGTCCTCTCGGGCGAGGGGGGCGACGAGCTCTTCGCCGGATACCCCACCTATCCGGGCGCGCGGATGGCGCGTCTATTCCGGAGGCTCCCGCGCACCTTCCGGAGGAATCTGGGCGACAGGCTTCGCGCGCTTCTCCCGCCAGGTGAGGGAGACGTCGGGCCGGCCTACCTCCTCGCCCGATTCCTCCGCGGCGCGGAGCGAAGCGGCGTGGAAGGTCATCACGCGTGGTTCGGGAGCTTCGCCCCGGAGACCCATGCGCGCCTCCTCGCCCCCGACGTGGCGAGAGCGCTGGTGGTCGACGATCCGTTCACGGCCGCGCGCGTCACCGTCGAGAGCCGGAGATTCCCCGACGCTCTCGCCGAGCTCCTCTACACCGACTTCGCGATGTACCTGCAGGACGGGCTCCTCACCAAGGTCGATCGGATGACGATGCTCGCGTCCCTGGAGGCGCGGGCCCCCTACCTCGATCACCGGCTCGCCGAGTTCGCCGCCGGGCTGCCGTCGAGCGTGAAGCTCCGCGGATTCCGAACGAAGTGGATCCTGAGGCGCGCGGCCCGCGGCCGGGTCCCCCGGTCGGTGCTCACGCGCCGCAAGCGCGGGTTCAACATCCCCTTCTCGCGGTGGCTGCTCGACGGCCTGGGCCTGCGGCTCAGAGCCCGCTTCTCGGAGGAGCGGGTGCGCGCGAGGGGGATCTTCGCGAGCGCCGGCATCGCGACGCTCATCGACGACCACCTCGCCCGAAGGGCCGACAACCGCAAGCCCCTCTACAACCTCCTCGCGCTCGATCTCTGGTGCGATCGCGTGTGGGGCGAGGGAGCCGCGGTCCCCCTCGCGGCGATGCACGCGGGGCGAGCCGCCGAGCTCTGCACGGCATGA
- a CDS encoding sigma-54-dependent Fis family transcriptional regulator: protein MGETGVGKDLFARLIHRESARSGQPLITVNCATLPESLIESELFGHRKGAFTGALEHREGVFELADGGTLFLDEIAEIPAALQSKLLRALQFGEVKRLGDTVSRTTDARVIGATSRDLKAEMAAGRFREDLYYRLNVLELRIPPLRERLEDIPALVAAILRRARRPEGPRRLGPRSVDLLMKYDWPGNVRQLENLLEQCQVLSDDVEIDLAQTPFAAELEESLSRAGTRVDATLEEIERRHIQSTLERHRGNRANAARELGVSVRALYYKIKSLGVKS from the coding sequence ATGGGGGAGACGGGCGTGGGGAAGGATCTTTTCGCCCGCCTGATCCACCGGGAGAGCGCGAGGTCGGGGCAGCCGCTCATCACGGTGAACTGCGCGACGCTCCCCGAGAGCCTGATCGAGAGCGAGCTCTTCGGCCACAGGAAGGGGGCGTTCACGGGAGCCCTCGAGCACCGGGAGGGGGTCTTCGAGCTCGCCGACGGCGGCACTCTCTTCCTCGACGAGATCGCCGAGATTCCGGCCGCGCTGCAATCGAAGCTCCTGCGAGCCCTGCAGTTCGGCGAAGTGAAGAGGCTCGGCGACACGGTGAGCCGGACGACGGACGCGCGGGTGATCGGCGCGACATCCCGGGATCTGAAGGCCGAGATGGCGGCGGGCCGCTTCCGCGAGGACCTCTACTACCGACTGAACGTCCTCGAGCTGCGGATCCCTCCGCTCCGGGAGAGGCTCGAGGACATCCCGGCGCTCGTCGCGGCGATCCTGCGCCGCGCGCGGCGGCCGGAGGGCCCGAGGCGCCTGGGCCCGCGGTCCGTCGATCTCCTCATGAAGTACGACTGGCCCGGGAACGTCCGTCAGCTCGAGAACCTCCTCGAGCAATGCCAGGTCCTCTCCGACGACGTCGAGATCGACCTCGCGCAGACCCCGTTCGCCGCCGAGCTCGAGGAGAGCCTCTCTCGCGCCGGGACCCGGGTCGACGCGACCCTCGAGGAGATCGAGCGGCGCCACATCCAGTCCACCCTCGAGCGCCACCGGGGCAATCGGGCGAATGCGGCCCGCGAGCTGGGCGTCTCCGTCCGCGCCCTGTACTACAAGATCAAGTCGTTGGGCGTGAAGAGCTGA